GGAAACAAAAGAAACAATACATTTTTGTAGTTTGTATTTACAGAAAACACCTAAGCAAAGGAAAGACAATAAGTTCTTgagtattttaatatttcatggttctttttttttggttgaatatAGAAAAAAGAGCATTCATTGACAGCCAAGCTGGTGTGAACGATTTGAACAAAAGTGAGAGCGACTAAACCAAAGCTCATTTATGCTATCCCATTATGATACTGATATTTCCTACTCCCACCAAATAAGTACATGAAACAAAAAAGATCTTTTTCTCCTACTTGTGTTCCTTGCACTACTAAAGTACGCAAGGCAAAAGAGATCATCTTATACTATTTCTGTTCCTTCACTACTGTAGAACAATCTTGTCTCTTCCATCTCACATTAgtctaaaaaatataagaaaacatAGTTAGAAGCTTACTTTGAAGATAGGGCATTTACATAAACTCTGAAACCGTACCCAGGGAGCCTACATCAGAAAACTCCCAAGATTGCCGAGGAAGGAACAAAACAGAGAAGGAACTGTCTCTTTCTCTCTGTTGACATTTTGATACCTCCGGCTCATGATGGTTTCTTTAGCTGTGATTGGTACTTACAAAGAAACATTGACAGAGAACTAGGGAAATTCCACAACTGTGTAGTGAATATAAAATGTAACAGGAATTGGTTGGTGTTTTCACCAATTATCTTACACAAGGAGCATGAAGTCCCTACAATTCTTCTCCTCTCCTTCCTTGAGTTGTCCACCATCAATAATGCATTGTCCACCAGGTTAAAATAACAACCTTCCTACGTACTTCGGTGCCGTACTCACCTCCCTCCTATCCCACTCTAAAGATAACACCCAATCATATGATTTCACTGACATCTTCCTCCCTTTTCCCCTCAGGCCTCAACAACATCACATCCTCCTCGGGAATCGGGTATCCCTCTAGGCTAGTCAGAGGTGGATTCAAAGTATCAGTACCAAGTTCATTTGAACTCAGTAATTTCGACGCAAAGCATAAATTTATGtgtaaaaaactatgaaatttaTAACAAATAGTATTATGAACCCGTAACTTTAAGAATACGATGAGTTCAACGCTAAAAAACTTAAAAGGTGAACCCATAAAGCTTAAATCTTGGATCTGTCTGCCTTGAGGCTAGTTAGAGCTTCAAAAAAGGTTCCTCTAATTGCTGCTCCTTTTCTCAATCTTGATTAACCTCCAAAAAGCGATATCTCATATGATTCTTCAACAGTTTCTGAAATAGTCAGGGACCATAGCCTCCGTATAATCCACAACCTTAAACCCCCTTTGGGAATCCCTCCTCACATTTCTCTATACGATGCAATTAAATCATGAATAAATCAACTTTATCCCATTCAAATTATTTAGATTTTATCATATGAATCATCTACATCCATTTTGCTCTATCTTGTCCGTTTTATTCCAATTCTGCAACAGTGCATATCCTTCCAAATTCATGCCCAAAGTGATTAAACTTCAAAAACCGGttttttatcttcattattCCTTTCAATCAATCTTGTGAGTCTAATAAATCCCTGTATGAGACCAACTTTTTCATGTACTTTATGAATCTAAAAGTATTATCATTTAACCaatttattcatgtattagttCACTCTAACAAGTCGCTGGTTGGCCCAGAAAAGAGAAGTAATACGGGTTAATAATAGACTATATTAAGTTTATTGTGAAAGGTAATTAGTTAGTCTCAAATATCTTCCCCCAAGTTCCAAATATAAGTACATATATAAATGTGTGTGTGCGGGCGCATGGGCGTGTTCTGTTCTGGAAGGCCAGGCCACAGGAATGGGGAATGAATATGACACTCAATAAATGTCTATAAAACAATGTGGGTTCTTTTTTGGTCTTTAATGTGGGTTCTTCAGATGTGGAATACTGTTATCTTTTTTATGGTCAACTCAAAAGGTGATTTTAGTATGcacaattgttttttttctttagttaagATTTAGCATCAAATACTTGGTTCAAGGCAAGTTATTTGAGTTGAAATCAGAGAACGGTTTTAAAAGAAATGCCACCATATTACCGTTCTCAGCACCTTCACCACCTGGTTTGCACATAAAAAAAGAAGCAAGGGGGGGAAAACATAAAAGACACACAAGTAAATAAGCCTTAGCTTAGCTAGGCGGGCTGGCACCAATGGGATTCTACCCCATGCTAAGTGTGAATTTGTATCCCTTTGACCCCCAAAAATCAATTGTCTTTCCCCTATAGAGAAACAGGTACATATAGGAAACAACAATCAGTAATCTTttgcaaaagaaaaattgagCCTAAAATTTCTAGTAAAGAAGCAGAAATAGAGATGAATCCACAGAACatacttaataaataatttataattgaaGTTCCACCTACACTAGCATTACAAGTATCAATACCAGAGCCATCTTTGTTCTACAGCAGAGAGATATGTCACTGGATCTCAAATTCCTAAATATCAAAACCTTTCAAGGAAATCCAAAATGAAAGGGATATAACTAGACAATACTCATCATATACGGTAGAAGATTACTTACCCCTAATGCAAAAGTTGATAGTGGTGAACTTCTGGTGATTAAAAGGCCATCGGGATTTTGATCAGAGAAAAGATTGGACCAGAACGCAAAATACGTGGACACAGCAGATATGAAAATGGCATGAACTGTTGACATGCCACTGCAGAAAAATAAGTCTCACAAACATGAGAAGTGAATCATTAAATCCTTGGGAAAGATAGAGATAGAGATGACTAATTACCGGTTGTTCCACTCAGTCCTTTGAATTTTTGTTAGGGTAGTGTACGTCCTAAAGTAAAAACTGCTGATCAGTTGACATAGATCATAGACCTGTGAAGAGccaaaagagtttaaaaggAACAGTAGTACAGGGGGGAAATTGTGCAGCACATGAAAGTATATTATGTAGGACATGATCTATAATTTTCTGGTGAAACCAATTAGATGTTTTATTAGTTTCCCCCAATCTTTACTTTTCCTTCACTACCATGAAGAGAGAAGACCAAGAAAATGTCAAAATTTCTTCATCAAGTATGACtcaacttttaataaaaaagggaactcctttcttcaataGTCACAAGAATGAAAAGGATAAAAGGATCTATAATCAATaaaccttaccattttgcaagCAAATATGCCAGCAAAGACAGAAGTGTAAGGTATAAAAGGATCTGCTAACAAATAAGTTTTAACCAGAGTCTCAGCCTGACTCTGATAAGATCTAAATGCCACTACATTCCGTGCAGGAGCTGCCTTTCTACCGATTGCAGTTGTCATGTCTTTAGCTCTCTTCTTAACAACTATCTATGTTTATACAATGAAGATCACCTATACATGTACACTGCAATATATCCCAGAGCTTCCTGAAATGGAAAATTCAGAAATACATCTATTAGCATGAAGCAGCTTCTTAATATAGTATGAGCATGATAAATGTTTGTTAATAAGGACTATGAGCATAATAAATGTATTTGATGCGCGTTGAGAAAAGACTTGGAAGGATAATTTTGAAACCTTTCAAGATGAAAATGAGTAGCTGCAAGTATCCTAAAGATCAAACTGCATACAGGCAGCTATGACAAGAAAATCATCTGtatccaaaatatatatatcaatttaactatgaatagctcaaaatataaGCCACAAACATCATTTAATACACTTGAATGCCTTATATTCCCTCCTCTGTCTTCCTCCTAAATCACTGGAGTGTCCGATCCTCCAAAATCACAATGAAACAATCATGATCCAACTTGAACCCACTCTTGGCATCAATCTTCTTGATTGCTGCCTTCCTAAGATAGCCAGTCAATGAACTCTTACTGGAAGTAAAAGAGCTCGCATTAAGATCATGTAGAACTTAAAACTACTTCTCCACTACGACTATTTATCCCCTGtgttaatatgaactcaaaaACATTCTGCAAACTATCATACCACTTAAATCAACTAAAAGTTCTAGCTCAACAAACCTTAAGATAAACAGAAAACAAATTGCACCAGAAAAACTAAAATCACAGCATTACAACATATGCAAAGTGAATCAGCAAAGTAATTTCACCTTCCTTCCACACCCACCCCAAACCGTCAGAAACAACGGCAAACTAACTTCTATtcaccgacccattttcaagattttatttttatgaccACTAGATGCTACCAAATCAAAGGTCAAACAACCCAAATCTAGAACAATGTAAGAGATCAGGTCCAGAAAAGTAAGCAAAGTCACAATACTCCAATCAATACCCAGAAAAGAAATAAACCAAAGATATATAACCAATGCACACAAAAGCTTACAGATCATAACAAAAACATTGCTTCTTACCCCGCAAAAATCTGCAGATTTCAGAAAAATCAACAGCATGCACCTCCCAAGGATGCAACTTTCCACAATACACAAAACCCAGAAacaaaaaccgataagaaaGCCAAAAgatgatatttttattaatgtaaaATGGGTATTGAAGGAATGTGAAGAAGTAATCAAAAGTGAAATCAAGAAAAGGCAAAGAACCCGTGACAGGGGTGCAAAAATATAAGATACAATCAATTTGGAGGAACAACAAATGTAGATTTCGTGATTATTGAGCTGTTGTTTTTTCCTTTGtatgattttttcttaattggAACTGTAATGGAATCTCCAACCGAAGCAATGAATGAGAGAGAAGGGCGAATAtgaaaatgttaaaaataaaaattgggtgTGGTGGGAAATGGTGAAATGTACAATCAATTAAAGtacactgtttttttttttttgataagttgtCTTTTTGGTGTTAGCTGCTACGTGTGGGCTCATTCTTGGTTGCTATTTCATTGTTTTTGAGTGGATGCTATTCTATCTTTACCTCttcttgataataataataatattcctATAACCTACGTCTATATTACTCGTCCACTTTCTCTTTTTATATGCCTAGATAAGTAatagagaaaattgaaaatacttttatatttaatgtgaattattaattttatttttgaactattgaCAACATTAAAAACATTCACTTACTTCACTAATGGAACTGAAATACACAAACCATATGAGTAAAATACACCTCTAAATTCTCACTAAGTTTAGTGgtattttcaacacttctctccaactttttattaagagttgcgcgttcctacaagagtttgaaaCTACTTGTTATGTCATGTCGCAGATTGGGTAAGGCGGAGCTACCCTAGGTCAAAATtacattgtatttattgatcaaaatttgatttaataaatatatatacaagtgtTAACACATCTTGACATAAATTAAAGATTTAGTGTAGTGATTAAGGGGTTGCAAAACTTGTTTGAGGTTTGAGTGTTCTATTCTTGATATCAAATTTTTAGaggtatttttaatatttctctctaaatAATATGGACGGAGGTAGTATTTTTATAAAAGATGTGAGGATAAAAAAAAGTCtaaaaatagaatgaaaaaaaGCTAATGAAAGAAGTAAGTACTACGTCATAAATCATAATGGAAAGATTCAAAAgatttagaaggaaaaaaaaaagaagaagagacaaATATTGACACCCATTtccaccttttttttcttttttatatattttggttACAAATAGAAAGGGTCTTTAGGAGGAGCAATTTTAATCAAAGGGttgattataatttataatggTCTACAATCAATATTCACAAATAGTCAAAACAATCATCGTAACTTTGGGAAAATTGTGACCTTATTGTTTGTCGTTTGGGAAAATTTTATTGACAATTCGACGTAAATAAAAaggattaaaagaaaaataatctaTTCTATAGAGTTTATAGTCCATGTTGCTTTTGAATATTCAAGATAATTCGAGGATTGACCAAAAGAAATTTTGTTTAACTAAAAATGACCTGTCATGTTATAAAAATGGGAGGTAGAACTGCAGAGCTTTTCAATGTTACCTAATTGtacttattaaaaatatttccaatttgAAAGAACCTTTGTGCACTATTTGAATTAAATcgaataattaaatcaaatttttatttggattgatctTTTggttttttgaattaattttggattaataaattactttgtttggttttttggtttggtttcaggttttaaaaaataaaaactgaaaaactgaagaaaaaaaaacccgaattatatatatatatatatatatatataatttttaggtttagaattaagttggagttaaccacttttgtcccttttttattattgcttttcatgatgattacgtttatattttatgtttgaattacatctataatagatatacttataagtattggattttaagttttacttatgatttatattagaaagtatatttaagggattaaatattattactttgattatgttattaattattgacataaccgaataatCAAACCGAAAAAAGTCTAACCGAATAgggaaaaaccaaaccaaaccaaaccaaatttattttgaatcagATTGAattacacttttacaaaaccaaaaaccaaaaaatccaaaccaaatagtgcaaaaccaaataaaaaaaccgaatgcacacccctattCTGTAGGGAATAAACAAGTTTCAATTTAGAAATTAACTAAAAGTTGATCATTGAAAATCAAAAAGTGAGGCAAAATGATCAAACAACTTGAAAGTTTATTTCTGGAGGTAAAATAGTTATGTTGTAGTTTCGAAAGGCAGCGAAGGACCccaaaaaaagattaaaaaaaaacagttctAATAGTTTCAACTTCCAAGTTAGAAACTTGACAacgaagaaaatgattttttcaaccaaaagaaaaattacaagatcagtaatcccacaagtgggtcGGAAGGGTGgtgtgtacgcaaaccttagaAGGTAAAGAgtttgtttccgatagaccaaANtattaattattgacataaccgaataaccaaatcgaaaaaAGTCGAACCGAAtaaggaaaaatcaaaccaaaccaaattaatTTGAATCGGATTAGATTAtacttttacaaaaccaaaaactaaaatatccaaACCGAATAGTGCAAAACCAAATCGAAAAACCAAATGCACACCCCTATAGGGAATAAATAAGTTTCGATTTAGAAATTAACTAAAAGTTGACCATTGAAAATCAGAAAGTGAGGCAAAATGATCAAACAACTTGAAAGTTATTTCTGGAGGTAAAATAGTTATGTTGTAGTTTCGAAAGGCAGCGAAGGACcccaaagaaagagaaaaaaaagacagCTCTAATAGTTTCAACTTCCAAGTTAGAAACTTGACAacgaagaaaatgattttttcaaccaaaagaaaaattacaagatcagtaatcccacaagtgggtcGGAAGGGTGgtgtgtacgcaaaccttagaAGGTAAAGAgtttgtttccgatagaccaaAGAAAAACCAGAACCTGAACCAGAAAAGAAAGtattatcaaaaatatatatgaattagaACACTCTAATACCGAAAATTTCAACCCCAATGGGAGATGAGGGCATGTGATTCTATGTTTGCTTCCTACAGTACTCTCATTACAAGCTTTACAACTAGCGACCACATCAAAATCTCCAGCCTGTGTGACACTCTTGTGCTTGATTTCACTCAAAACCACCCCATTGATGAATGTCGAGCCATTCAGAATATGCTGATACAGAAGTGTCACACTTTTCTGTATATGAAACCACCACCATTTCTTTATCATGATACTTTTCTGGACAAATTCTGAAATCCAGAACCAAGACACATAAGATTGACAGTTCCTGTGGAGGCATCAGGCTTCATGACAAACTTAACACCCAAAAAATCTCTGATGTGCCTTAATGCTTCTATTCCGTAGGGTGACAGCTTCCCAACGCGAACTTCTGAAACATCTTTGGGACACAAGGCACATAGAAGAAACAGCAGTCCCTGTTATGATAGACAAAAAAGAGATTGGTGAGCATTGGAACCAAGAAGTCATAGAACAGGAGAGAGCACCAGACCATCTTAAAGTAGATATCCTTGCTATTTTCAGCCCTAAATGGTGCTAGGCAACATTTATGAATGGGAACTGGAAGAAGCTTGCTCCAGGATTTAAATGTAGAAGTACTCATAAGCACACCAAAATGTCACATGAGTCAACGGAGATTCAAGTCAAGATGCAAAGGTAAAAGACTGTGTCATGTAGAAAGTTGAAAGAGCCTGATATGATCAGCTAGAACTCATAAAGAGTAACGTTGTCAGAAATTACACACACCTGATGTGTTGAATCAACAACTCCTCCCTGTTTAATTTCCCCAAGTAGTGCAGAAGCTATTTGCTCGCCAACTTCCTCAGCAGGGATCAGATCTTTCCTATCATCCTCTAGGTCAGCATCATCTTCTCCTCTTGAATAAGAAACTGCAGTATCAACAGATATAACACAACCAGATGTAGTCTCTGCAACTAAAGAAATTCCATAGCCGGGTGACCTGCAATCAAAGTTGATCTTCAGATATAATCAGCAGTTCCAACTTAAAATATGACCTGAATAGTTGCtacataaaaagaaagaaagtgcGAGATATCTACAAAATGATCATACATTCCGGCTTGTGCTCCAGCTTTATGATCTGTAAAGATGTGAACATCTGAAAGGAAAGGATTCAAGACTCCACGAGCTGCATGTATCATGGTATTCTCAAACTGAACAGAGACCCTAGTTGAAAAGGAAACCCCTCTAATTCTCTTCACCAGACCTTCATCAACCCATTTAATAGCCTGTATAATAGCAGTCACCAAAAcaattggtcaaaaaaatcattaatagttACTGAGCTACCTCAGAATAGAAAACAATGAAGTCTATGAAAAATAAACTCACCTTTAAACTATTTGGGACCATAGGGACTGAAAGAACTACTTCTCCACCAGCTTTAGGAGCGACTCCCCGACTCTCAATTTTCAGTTCCAATCCTTCTGCAGGGACTCCGAACTGCTTCAATATAGGCAAAGTAGTTGATCGAAAAGTATCAATAGATGGGTCCTTTGAATCATTTGTGATCCCTGAAAAAGTTATTTCAAGCCTTACGATAATAaccaaattcataaaataactGCAACATTTTCGAACTCACATTTGGTTATAAGGAAATCAACGGTTTTAACGTCCAAAAGCTGTAAAATTCAAAGCGAGAGCAAGTTTCCGTACTTTTTGGGATTTATCTTTGCACTTGACAACTTTTTAGGGGAGTGATACTAGAGCTCCAGTGAGCTTCTTGAGCTATTAAACCCAAGCAACTTACTGGATAACAAACCTATCTCCCTTTTTATGTCCTCAACTTGCATTGAACCACCACccaaaagagtaaaaaataGGCCGATTTCCTTACAAAAGGCGGAGTTGAGACTAATAACAGCTACCAAGGGATTACAGACTTGCTATTTCCTCAACCACCTCCAGGGCTGTGTAACTATCAGGCTGCCAATCTCTTACACGTAGTTGCCTAGAAATCTTTTAAGCTTCTCATCTTAATTCATAGAATTTCagaatttgtcattttttttatgaaagaatTTCAGAATTTGTCATTGCTATTGCACTTCTCTGCTGTCACTCAAAATTTATATGCAAAAACTCAAGGGATCAAATTGCAATTGTGTATGTGGTCATCTAATCCTGGATGAAATTGATTGGTTGAGGACAATCAAAGACTGACAACATGTGAGGAAGTGGAACTAGAAGCTAATGTGGTTACGAGAAGGAACTGATTTCTTTGATCAGGCTTCTACTTTAGGTGAAGCTGGAATATCCACCAGGCATGTTCCAATCACCAGAGCAACTCTGGTCCCAAATTAGGCTTAAAAACATGGAAGAGATGATAGATGTCCtgaaacaaaagagaaaaaagaagtagAGACAGTTGAACAATGCTTTCAGCAGCAGACTGAGAGAATTGATAAAACCAGGCAAAGGTTGGGGAGGAGCTAAGATGAGGAAAACTGGTTCAAGGATGTTTTAGGAATACGACTAGGGGATTGGAGTGCCAAAGAAAACtgtgaaaatatgtgatatATTAAGGTTTGAAAAATAACATAGAGATGAGATGTCGTACTGAACATTCCAGATGATTAATCCAATTAAGTTGTTTGGAAAAAATTTATCTATAAAAAGACACCTCAGTTCACGTGCCCACTTAGTATTTAAGGAGTCGTTTGGCCATGAACAAGATTCAGAATATTTGAACTAATATACATTTCAAATAAGTAT
The Solanum stenotomum isolate F172 chromosome 12, ASM1918654v1, whole genome shotgun sequence DNA segment above includes these coding regions:
- the LOC125848045 gene encoding probable RNA 3'-terminal phosphate cyclase-like protein, whose translation is MGKVSYMKLKGSQNLRIRLLLATLSTKSIIIEDIRADATWPGLRPHEVSFLRLLEKVCDDCVVEINETGTKLKYKPGIIMGGRHLVHDCGVSRSISYFLEPLIVLGLFGKKPLTIRLKGITNDSKDPSIDTFRSTTLPILKQFGVPAEGLELKIESRGVAPKAGGEVVLSVPMVPNSLKAIKWVDEGLVKRIRGVSFSTRVSVQFENTMIHAARGVLNPFLSDVHIFTDHKAGAQAGMSPGYGISLVAETTSGCVISVDTAVSYSRGEDDADLEDDRKDLIPAEEVGEQIASALLGEIKQGGVVDSTHQGLLFLLCALCPKDVSEVRVGKLSPYGIEALRHIRDFLGVKFVMKPDASTGTVNLMCLGSGFQNLSRKVS